In Osmerus mordax isolate fOsmMor3 chromosome 23, fOsmMor3.pri, whole genome shotgun sequence, one DNA window encodes the following:
- the znf219 gene encoding LOW QUALITY PROTEIN: zinc finger protein 219 (The sequence of the model RefSeq protein was modified relative to this genomic sequence to represent the inferred CDS: deleted 1 base in 1 codon), with translation MDSPPECLLALTCEPPQSLPTLPSLDHSPQASPSPHTQLSPPHSPLALLSSPLAPSPLASGHSPDAAPYFHLSPFPPFPLRGEDEDDEEEDELDGAPPSPTPAVALFPGGGPAEVCSPTSESSPPATPSGPLPGFGALELALSSGQSATCSDELDLQLFQQKDAVAGATAGVGGAPGGPALRFSCHVCGKRFRFQSILSLHARAHTLDRDRRALALYRTGSGAALGRIKPHQNHVDFPTQNHSLPNSLSTALTQNRREEDRNEEEADEEDRVLEEELRTNQNQPFLMMDEATPLTPPLTEDTSLTSPYSSSGGGPSHTEESAPATALTPSFRCHACKGKFRTASELARHVRILHNPYKCTLCPFSASQEESLASHLLESHPHPSLSLPDSPLPPYTPPLPPYTPRPTILATPDIPVPTPALTPNPPPGPSAVAPAAAAAAAAPPLPAFRCETCGQRFTQSWFLKGHMRKHKDSLDHKCQVCGRGFKEPWFLKNHMKVHLNKLGLKAGLGGLGGLGSLGLAAAADQPKGSVSNQGLNALYSSLLLAQRGNAGGGGGGGRGGRGKAERDGGRGGSSKSAILGYLGLPGDGGGASCMERLQAVAQVAEMGNGGMGGGSGGGRGGDPTGMDGGEQAAMWQLVARSLMAAQQAQQSQQQQRSRGQQHRGSPRTPSSLLGEADQVRAYLGSLETREEAGSGAAAGAGAGGAGMGGPWECPDCGKLFRSLQQVVVHARVHTQRPQKGHPSPQQRGGAGEEEGGGGRRGGRGRGGEVKHHGGGSQHQTAAAGFHSVISSLQGENGLTGVSSGSSGPSRERVRGTGVKDCPYCGKAFRSSHHLKVHLRVHTGERPYKCPHCDYAGTQSGSLKYHLQRHHREQRNALAASSASSSSSPGLTTTTTTTTSSPGSSSSGAQRAEATAVAKPRRPQALSSQGLASRGPAEAPSSRHGQPWILGLPEQRDQKSQGALREADLESQYRYLSGVMGALYQGGLGLGLGVEGGWTRDSPSSPPLQPASKAPKVSRRKPLTTSRMVPSNGRSGKGGSTSRGGSLEGGFEPLDLSRRPSPGLGGLEEEGGGAGGGGGAGVTLSQCLFCPFRTSSAELMAMHLQVNHTSKSRRKRGAPPTLANAVDEDSPRRPPQPQAHPQPDPLALWRYLNEAGAGERATLEEWASTRTTSTLNGVPSVERDQAGSHYNHNHQPLSDLLLQSSAKRTSRGRMEKERKTEREEEMEEEEEEEEMEEEEEEEMEEEGLEPESSSAGESPRDGRQRGGLSLSLSPPPLGPDHMPREEGGVMGD, from the exons ATGGATTCTCCTCCAGAGTGTCTGTTGGCCCTCACCTGTGAGCCCCCCCAGTCTCTGCCCACCCTGCCCTCTCTGGACCACAGCCCCcaggcttctccctctccccacacccaGCTCTCCCCCCCGCACAgccccctggccctgctctccagccccctggcccccagccccctggcctCCGGCCACAGCCCCGACGCGGCCCCCTACTTCCACctgtcccccttcccccccttccccctccgaGGCGAGGATGAGGAcgacgaggaagaggacgagCTGGACGGGGCCCCTCCGTCGCCCACC CCCGCCGTGGCCCTCTTCCCAGGAGGGGGACCTGCGGAGGTGTGCAGCCCCACGTCCGAGAGCTCTCCCCCGGCCACGCCGTCCGGCCCTCTCCCCGGCTTCGGAGCCCTGGAGCTGGCCCTCTCATCGGGCCAGAGCGCCACATGCAGCGACGAGCTGGACCTGCAGCTCTTCCAGCAGAAGGACGCCGTCGCCGGGGCGACAGCCGGGGTGGGAGGAGCCCCGGGAGGCCCCGCCCTCAGGTTCTCGTGTCACGTGTGCGGGAAGCGGTTCAGGTTCCAGAGCATTCTGTCGCTCCACGCCCGCGCTCACACTCTGGACCGGGACAGGCGGGCTTTGGCTCTGTAccggacaggaagtggagcagCCCTGGGCCGGATCAAACCCCATCAGAACCACGTAGACTTTCCCACTCAGAACCACAGCCTCCCAAACTCACTGTCGACCGCGCTCACACAGAACCGCAGAGAGGAAGACCGCAACGAGGAGGAGGCGGACGAAGAGGATCGCGTTCTGGAAGAGGAGCTCCGGACCAATCAGAACCAGCCATTCCTGATGATGGATGAAGCCACGCCCCTGACTCCGCCCCTAACCGAGGACACGTCACTCACGTCCCCCTACTCGTCATCGGGTGGTGGCCCCTCCCACACGGAAGAGTCCGCCCCGGCGACAGCCCTGACTCCCTCGTTTCGTTGCCACGCCTGCAAGGGAAAGTTCCGGACCGCGTCGGAACTGGCCCGCCACGTCCGAATCCTCCACAACCCCTACAAGTGCACCCTGTGCCCCTTCTCCGCCAGCCAGGAGGAAAGCCTTGCATCCCACCTGCTTGAaagccacccccacccctccctgtccctgccagactcccctctacccccctacaccccccctctacccccctacaccccccggCCCACCATCCTAGCCACCCCCGACATCCCCGTACCCACCCCCGCCCTCACTCCGAACCCCCCGCCCGGTCCTTCGGCGGTGGCTCCGGCGGCGGCGGCAGCCGCGGCGGCGCCCCCCCTGCCCGCGTTCCGGTGCGAGACGTGCGGCCAGCGCTTCACCCAGTCCTGGTTCCTCAAGGGTCACATGAGGAAGCACAAGGACTCCCTCGACCACAAGTGTCAGGTGTGCGGCCGAGGCTTCAAGGAGCCCTGGTTCCTCAAGAACCACATGAAGGTCCACCTCAACAAGCTGGGTCTCAAGGCAGGCCTCGGGGGCCTCGGGGGCCTGGGAAGCCTGGGGCTTGCGGCGGCGGCAGACCAGCCCAAAGGCTCAGTGTCCAACCAGGGGCTGAACGCCCTCTACTCCAGCCTCCTGCTGGCCCAGCGTGGCAatgcaggaggagggggcggaggagggaggggagggcgggggaaaGCGGAGCGCGACGGAGGCCGGGGTGGCTCCAGCAAGTCGGCCATCTTGGGCTACCTGGGGTTGCCTGGCGACGGGGGCGGGGCCAGCTGCATGGAACGCCTCCAGGCGGTGGCCCAGGTGGCGGAGATGGGGAACGGgggaatggggggagggagcggaggaggaagaggaggagatccgacggggatggatggaggagagcaggcgGCCATGTGGCAGCTGGTGGCTCGTAGTCTCATGGCCGCCCAGCAAGCGCAGCAGTCCCAGCAGCAGCAACGCTCTCGGGGGCAGCAACACCGCGGCTCCCCCAggacaccctcctccctcctggggGAGGCCGACCAGGTCAGGGCCTACCTCGGAAGTCtggagaccagggaggaggcGGGTTCCGGGGCCGCGGCTGGagccggggcggggggggcggggatggGAGGGCCCTGGGAGTGCCCGGACTGTGGGAAGCTGTTCCGGAGCCTCCAGCAGGTCGTCGTCCACGCTCGCGTCCACACCCAGAGGCCCCAGAAGGGGCATCCTTCGCCCCAGCAGCGAGGAGGcgccggggaggaggagggaggaggtggacggagaggagggagagggagaggtggagaggtgaagcACCACGGCGGAGGGTCGCAGCATCAGACGGCGGCTGCAGGGTTCCACTCTGTTATCTCCTCCTTACAAG GAGAGAACGGGCTGACGGGTGTGTCGTCAGGATCTTCCGGCCCGTCCAGGGAGCGCGTGCGCGGCACAGGGGTGAAAGACTGCCCCTACTGCGGTAAAGCCTTCCGCTCCTCACACCACCTCAAAGTGCACTTGAGAGTTCACACAg GCGAGAGACCGTACAAGTGCCCCCACTGTGACTACGCCGGCACCCAGTCAGGCTCCCTGAAGTACCACCTCCAGAGACACCACCGGGAGCAGCGCAACGCcctggccgcctcctccgcctcgtcctcctcctcgcccggcctcaccaccaccaccaccaccaccacctcctcccccgggtcctcctcctccggagCTCAGAGGGCCGAGGCGACGGCCGTGGCCAAGCCACGCAGGCCTCAGGCCCTCTCGAGTCAGGGTCTGGCGTCGCGAGGCCCGGCGGAGGCCCCTTCCTCCAGGCACGGCCAGCCCTGGATCCTGGGTCTGCCTGAGCAGAGGGACCAGAAGTCCCAGGGAGCCCTGAGGGAAGCTGACCTGGAGAGCCAGTATCGGTACTTGTCCGGGGTGATGGGTGCGTTGTACCAGggaggcctgggtctggggctgGGCGTGGAAGGCGGGTGGACCAGGGACtcgccctcttcccctcccctgcagCCGGCGTCCAAGGCCCCCAAGGTGTCCAGGCGCAAGCCTCTCACCACCAGCCGGATGGTGCCGTCCAACGGGCGCAGCGGCAAGGGAGGGTCCACCTCGCGCGGAGGCTCCCTAGAGGGGGGGTTTGAGCCTCTGGATCTATCCCGCCGCCCGTCCCCTgggctgggaggactggaggaggagggaggaggagcgggtggaggaggtggagctgggGTGACCCTGAGCCAGTGCCTGTTCTGCCCGTTCCGCACGTCGTCGGCCGAGCTGATGGCCATGCATCTCCAGGTCAACCACACCAGCAAGTCCCGGCGCAAGAGGGGAGCCCCGCCCACACTCGCCAACGCCGTGGATGAGGACAGCCCCCGgagacccccccagccccaggcccaccCACAGCCCGACCCCCTGGCCCTCTGGAGGTACCTGAATGAGGCCGGGGCGGGGGAGCGGGCCACTCTGGAAGAGTGGGCCTCGACCCGGACAACCTCCACCCTCAATGGGGTCCCCTCGGTGGAGCGAGACCAGGCGGGGAGCCACTACAACCACAACCACCAGCCTTTGTCtgatctcctcctccaatcctccGCCAAGAGGACGAGCcgaggaaggatggagaaagagagaaagacggaacgggaggaggagatggaggaggaagaggaagaggaggagatggaggaggaggaggaagaagagatggaggaggaaggttTGGAGCCTGAGAGCAGCAGCGCTGGTGAATCACCCAGagatgggagacagagaggagggctatccctctccctgtccccccctcccctggggcCAGACCACATGcctagagaggaggggggagtgatgGGGGACTAA
- the LOC136968011 gene encoding peroxidasin homolog, with the protein MTTLDQSPKAEVTLHPDLQQIFTGERLTLRCQIQGGENNIEWRYFFKRDDVDIGSSESELKIESVEESHRGAYTCVGKDTSNEKYSDWSDEVMLTVTALPTATVNILSPPPAPHYPGDTVTLQCDISQHEDWNYYYWFINDQEYRNCNNKTCSFKLDHNNVQYSCLGRRTRSGQLQDSQRSAPSSITVTALPKATLTVTPNPVYHGETVSLKCSVKSGPAWSYRWYKDRPEITVEQSGRHRISGDSLTISKVESSDQGHYWCTGEIQSRSISTVQSGSISITVEGAVLSVGLVVGLVVTGVLLFLLILLLLGWRKFKGAQSSGASISSQSQSTNHVLDGVQIANQNQAPGGNAPLQHGQGVEAGPSDLTYAQIELKKMKKPKRKTGKPAESEEDTIYSKVATGPPSGGTGADDVTYAQVDLKGKKAKKSDMLTTREPDAVYSAVRTG; encoded by the exons ATGACGACACTGGACC aaAGTCCGAAGGCTGAGGTGACCCTGCATCCTGACCTGCAGCAGATATTTACAGGAGAGAGACTCACTCTCAGATGTCAGatacagggaggagagaacaaCATTGAATGGCGGTACTTTTTTAAGAGGGATGATGTAGACATCGGCAGTTCAGAGTCTGAACTCAAGATAGAATCTGTTGAGGAGTCCCACAGAGGTGCATACACCTGTGTTGGTAAAGACACAAGTAATGAGAAGTATTCTGACTGGAGTGATGAAGTGATGCTGACTGTAACAG CTCTGCCCACAGCAACAGTgaacatcctctctcctcctcctgctcctcactaTCCTGGAGACACAGTCACTCTGCAGTGTGACATATCACAGCATGAAGACTGGAACTACTACTACTGGTTCATAAATGACCAGGAGTATAGAaattgtaacaataaaaccTGCTCTTTCAAACTGGATCACAACAATGTTCAGTACAGCTGTttggggaggaggacgaggagtggTCAACTCCAGGATTCACAGCGTAGTGCTCCCTCATCTATAACTGTTACAG CCCTCCCTAAAGCTACTCTGACTGTGACTCCAAACCCTGTCTACCACGGAGAGACAGTCTCTCTGAAGTGTTCAGTGAAGTCTGGTCCTGCCTGGAGCTACAGGTGGTACAAAGACAGACCAGAGATAACAGTGGAGCAGTCTGGTAGACACAGGATATCTGGAGACTCCCTCACCATCAGTAAAGTAGAATCATCTGATCAGGGTCACTACTGGTGTACAGGAGAGATACAGTCCAGATCCATATCCACAGTACAGAGTGGTTCCATCAGTATCACAGTGGAAG GTGCTGTTCTCTCTGTAGGATTGGTGGTGGGACTGGTTGTGACTGGTGTTTTACTGTTTCTCCTCATACTGCTGTTACTAGGCTGGCGAAAGTTCAAAG GTGCTCAGTCTAGTGGGGCATCTAT ATCCTCCCAGTCACAGAGCACCAATCATGTCTTAGATGGGGTCCAGATAGCCAATCAGAACCAAGCTCCTGGTGGAAACGCCCCTCTGCAGCATGGGCAAG GTGTGGAGGCTGGACCAAGTGACCTGACCTACGCCCAGATTGAGCTCAAAAAGATGAAAAAACCCAAGAGAAAGACAG GAAAGCCAGCAGAATCAGAGGAAGACACCATTTATTCCAAGGTGGCCACAGGACCTCCCTCTG